The following are from one region of the Sphingopyxis sp. MWB1 genome:
- a CDS encoding Fur family transcriptional regulator has product MSGTIDLEALCQEKGLRITEQRRVIARVISESQDHPDVETLYERASAIDSGISIATVYRTVRLFEEAGILDRHDFGDGRSRYEAAPEAHHDHLIDVETGKVIEFVDPELEALQKVIAERLGYRLVDHRMELYGVAIGRDKG; this is encoded by the coding sequence ATGTCCGGTACCATCGATCTTGAAGCTCTGTGCCAGGAAAAGGGGCTTCGCATCACCGAACAGCGGCGCGTCATCGCGCGTGTCATTTCGGAATCGCAGGACCATCCCGATGTCGAAACGCTGTATGAGCGCGCCTCGGCCATCGATAGCGGCATTTCGATCGCGACCGTTTATCGCACCGTGCGCCTGTTCGAAGAAGCGGGCATTTTGGACCGCCATGATTTCGGCGATGGCCGTTCACGCTATGAAGCGGCGCCCGAGGCGCATCATGATCATCTGATCGATGTCGAAACCGGCAAGGTGATCGAATTTGTCGATCCCGAACTGGAGGCGCTGCAAAAAGTGATTGCCGAACGGCTCGGCTATCGCCTCGTCGATCATCGCATGGAGCTTTATGGTGTCGCCATCGGCCGCGACAAGGGCTGA
- a CDS encoding GNAT family N-acetyltransferase, which yields MSAAIELTEARVADLNDVMQVMDAAFDPLYGEAWSAAQLLTLFALPSAHIMLAREGGQPCGFYAARIAGPESELLLLAVDPCFRRRGIGQLLLDDWQQWASARGADEYFLEMRADNEAIYLYKQAGFSEAGRRPSYYRGKDAVLRDAITMRR from the coding sequence ATGAGCGCAGCGATTGAGTTGACAGAGGCGCGTGTCGCCGACCTCAATGACGTGATGCAAGTCATGGATGCCGCTTTTGACCCGCTTTACGGTGAGGCATGGAGCGCGGCCCAGCTGTTGACTTTATTTGCCTTGCCATCGGCGCATATTATGCTGGCTCGTGAGGGGGGACAGCCTTGCGGATTTTACGCGGCCCGCATTGCTGGCCCAGAAAGCGAATTACTATTGTTGGCGGTCGACCCGTGCTTTCGGCGGCGCGGGATAGGCCAGCTCTTGCTGGATGATTGGCAGCAGTGGGCGAGCGCACGCGGGGCAGACGAATATTTCCTTGAAATGCGCGCGGATAATGAAGCCATATATCTTTATAAGCAGGCAGGTTTTTCTGAAGCAGGACGGCGTCCGTCCTATTATCGCGGCAAAGATGCTGTGTTGCGCGACGCCATTACCATGCGGCGTTGA
- a CDS encoding MucR family transcriptional regulator, translating into MSEQADSNEMLVTLTADIVAAHVSNNSVAISDLALVINNVHSALAALGSEPVEEEKPVPAVSIRASVKPDHIICLEDGKKLKMLRRHLMTHYGMTPDDYRAKWGLPADYPMVAPNYAEKRRELAKQIGLGTKGRGGGRKRKGA; encoded by the coding sequence ATGTCGGAACAGGCCGATAGCAATGAAATGCTGGTCACGCTGACGGCGGACATTGTCGCCGCCCATGTCAGCAACAATAGTGTCGCGATCTCTGATCTCGCGCTCGTCATCAATAATGTTCATTCAGCGCTCGCGGCGCTTGGAAGTGAACCCGTAGAAGAAGAAAAGCCCGTACCAGCGGTTTCCATCCGCGCCTCGGTCAAACCCGACCATATTATCTGTCTCGAAGATGGCAAGAAGCTTAAGATGCTGCGTCGCCACTTGATGACGCATTATGGTATGACGCCCGATGACTATCGCGCCAAATGGGGACTTCCGGCCGACTATCCGATGGTCGCGCCCAATTATGCCGAAAAGCGCCGCGAACTGGCCAAGCAGATCGGTTTGGGCACAAAGGGCCGCGGGGGCGGCCGCAAGCGCAAGGGCGCCTAA
- a CDS encoding lysophospholipid acyltransferase family protein, giving the protein MVSPSAATRAEAARISWRLVVRLLLMALTLLFLIVPHLLYRAVGRPSPMVMAFLNAAGWLAGLRIRTTGTRLRRDVLFVSNHVSWLDILALGGAARSAFVSKAEVADTPLLGWLADQNRTVYVQREDRRAIHDQTKSLRDALADGRPVTLFPEGTTGAGQGLLPFRPALLQAVIPTPPGLRVQPVFLDYGPESADVAWLNPESGLDNFKRLLARSRPIELVIHYLEPLPDAAERDRKALGQAARAAIAHRMSETARPSADAPHRL; this is encoded by the coding sequence ATGGTGTCGCCATCGGCCGCGACAAGGGCTGAGGCTGCGCGCATAAGCTGGCGGCTGGTCGTCCGCCTGTTGCTGATGGCGCTGACGCTTCTCTTTCTGATCGTTCCCCACCTGTTGTACCGCGCCGTCGGGCGGCCATCGCCCATGGTGATGGCCTTTTTGAACGCGGCGGGATGGCTGGCGGGGCTGCGTATCCGCACCACGGGCACGCGGCTGCGGCGCGACGTCCTGTTCGTTTCCAACCATGTGAGCTGGCTCGACATATTGGCGCTGGGCGGCGCGGCGCGATCGGCCTTTGTGTCGAAGGCGGAAGTCGCCGATACGCCGTTGCTGGGATGGCTCGCCGACCAGAATCGCACCGTCTATGTCCAGCGCGAGGATCGCCGCGCCATCCATGACCAGACGAAGAGCCTGCGCGATGCGCTGGCCGACGGGCGTCCCGTCACGCTGTTTCCCGAAGGGACAACGGGGGCGGGGCAGGGGCTTCTGCCCTTTCGGCCCGCGCTGCTTCAGGCGGTAATCCCGACGCCGCCGGGGCTTCGGGTGCAGCCCGTTTTCCTCGATTATGGGCCGGAAAGTGCGGATGTTGCCTGGCTTAACCCGGAATCGGGGCTCGACAATTTCAAGCGGCTGCTCGCGCGAAGCCGCCCGATCGAGCTGGTTATCCATTATCTTGAGCCGCTGCCCGATGCGGCTGAGCGGGATCGCAAGGCGCTGGGGCAGGCCGCCCGCGCCGCCATCGCGCATCGGATGAGCGAAACCGCGCGCCCTTCCGCCGACGCCCCGCATCGCCTATAG
- the miaB gene encoding tRNA (N6-isopentenyl adenosine(37)-C2)-methylthiotransferase MiaB, whose amino-acid sequence MTSDSSKTDAQKGPKTFHVKSFGCQMNVYDGERMAEMLGSQGYVPAADGGEADLVVLNTCHIREKAAEKVYSDIGRLKRADGSRPTIAVAGCVAQAEGAEIARRAPSVDVVVGPQAYHRLPDLIARAECGEKAVDLDMPLESKFGALPKRAGGQRPTAFLTVQEGCDKFCTYCVVPYTRGAEISRPFADLIAEARALVEGGVREITLLGQNVNAWDGEDDKGRAIGLDGLIRALAKEDGLERIRYTTSHPNDMMTDGLIGAHGEVEKLMPFLHLPVQAGSDRILAAMNRSHSVDSYLKIIERVRAARPDIAISGDFIVGFPGESDADFDATLDIVRATEYAMAYSFKYSRRPGTPAATMDDQVEEAVMNERLQRLQALLNQQQQAFNEATVGRTTQLLLERKGKLEGQLIGKSPWLQSVHVIAPGLAIGDMIDVRITSAGPNSLGAEPLMEAVA is encoded by the coding sequence ATGACTTCCGACTCCTCCAAGACTGACGCCCAAAAAGGTCCCAAAACCTTCCACGTCAAATCCTTCGGCTGCCAGATGAATGTCTATGACGGCGAACGAATGGCCGAGATGCTGGGATCGCAAGGCTATGTCCCCGCCGCCGACGGGGGCGAGGCCGATCTGGTCGTGCTCAACACCTGTCACATCCGCGAAAAGGCCGCCGAGAAAGTCTATTCGGACATTGGCCGACTGAAGCGCGCCGACGGCAGCCGCCCGACCATCGCCGTTGCAGGCTGTGTCGCGCAGGCCGAGGGCGCCGAAATTGCGCGCCGTGCGCCGAGTGTCGATGTGGTTGTCGGCCCGCAGGCCTATCACCGCCTGCCCGACCTTATCGCGCGCGCGGAATGCGGCGAAAAGGCGGTCGACCTCGACATGCCGCTTGAAAGCAAATTCGGCGCGCTGCCCAAGCGCGCGGGCGGACAACGCCCGACCGCTTTTCTGACCGTGCAGGAAGGGTGCGACAAATTCTGCACCTATTGCGTGGTTCCCTATACGCGCGGGGCCGAAATCAGCCGGCCTTTTGCTGACCTGATCGCTGAGGCGCGCGCGCTGGTCGAGGGCGGGGTGCGCGAGATCACCTTGCTCGGCCAGAATGTGAATGCATGGGACGGCGAGGATGACAAGGGGCGCGCCATCGGGCTCGATGGGTTGATCCGCGCGCTTGCGAAAGAGGATGGGTTGGAGCGCATTCGCTATACCACCAGCCACCCCAATGACATGATGACCGACGGGCTGATCGGCGCGCATGGCGAGGTCGAAAAGCTGATGCCCTTCCTTCACCTGCCGGTGCAGGCAGGCAGCGACCGCATCCTCGCCGCGATGAACCGCAGCCACAGCGTCGACAGCTATCTGAAGATTATCGAGCGCGTCCGCGCCGCGCGCCCCGACATCGCGATTTCGGGCGACTTCATCGTCGGCTTCCCCGGCGAAAGCGATGCGGATTTCGACGCGACGCTCGATATCGTCCGCGCGACCGAATATGCGATGGCGTACAGCTTCAAATATTCGCGCCGCCCCGGCACGCCGGCCGCGACGATGGACGACCAGGTCGAAGAGGCGGTGATGAACGAGCGGCTCCAGCGGCTGCAGGCGCTGCTGAACCAGCAGCAGCAGGCGTTCAACGAAGCCACCGTCGGGCGCACGACGCAGCTGCTGCTCGAACGCAAGGGCAAGCTGGAGGGGCAACTCATCGGCAAATCGCCGTGGCTCCAGTCGGTGCATGTCATCGCGCCTGGGCTCGCCATCGGCGACATGATCGACGTTCGCATCACCTCGGCGGGGCCGAACAGCCTTGGCGCCGAGCCGTTGATGGAAGCCGTCGCTTGA
- the tsaB gene encoding tRNA (adenosine(37)-N6)-threonylcarbamoyltransferase complex dimerization subunit type 1 TsaB, with amino-acid sequence MRQLVIDSASEACSVALFDEGALVDHRHAIIGRGHAEKLLPFIAELEGGGRAGAIFVGCGPGSFAGVRIGVAAARALGFGWDVPVRGFSTLALVAAAHREEVQAGNGALVVMEGGHGQWFVQPFDDQLAPRGQMRSLLPDVAIGHEDALVIGNRAEAFVEQRGHGRALSCSPDARAFPFLPDNSCFDPPTPIYGRAPDAKPMAAR; translated from the coding sequence ATGCGGCAACTGGTCATCGATTCGGCAAGTGAGGCTTGTTCGGTGGCGCTGTTCGACGAGGGCGCGCTGGTCGATCATCGCCATGCGATTATCGGGCGCGGCCATGCCGAAAAGCTGCTGCCCTTTATCGCCGAACTTGAAGGCGGCGGCCGGGCCGGCGCCATTTTTGTCGGGTGCGGGCCGGGGAGTTTTGCCGGGGTGCGGATCGGGGTCGCCGCCGCGCGCGCGCTCGGCTTTGGTTGGGACGTGCCGGTGCGCGGTTTCTCGACGCTGGCCCTGGTGGCCGCGGCCCACCGGGAAGAGGTGCAGGCCGGGAACGGCGCGCTGGTGGTGATGGAGGGCGGCCATGGCCAATGGTTCGTCCAGCCTTTCGATGACCAGTTGGCGCCGCGGGGGCAAATGCGCTCGCTCTTGCCCGATGTCGCGATCGGTCATGAAGATGCGCTGGTAATCGGCAATCGGGCAGAAGCTTTTGTTGAACAGCGCGGTCATGGGCGTGCCCTGTCCTGCAGTCCCGACGCGCGGGCTTTCCCATTCTTGCCGGACAATAGCTGTTTCGATCCGCCCACCCCCATTTATGGCCGTGCGCCCGATGCCAAGCCGATGGCGGCGCGATGA
- a CDS encoding malonic semialdehyde reductase, which yields MSEPLSDRALDQLFRTARTYNGYLDKPVSEAQLHQIWDLMKYGPTSANSLPARIIWCVSDEAKKKLADLSMPSNGAKILKAPVTAIIAMDIEFYEHLPELFPHDDARSWFAGKDALAEATAFRNSSLQGAYFIMAARALGLDTGPMSGFDNEAVDKALFAGEPKWKSNFISTLGYGDPATIFDRSPRPAFDRFNRID from the coding sequence ATGAGCGAGCCACTTTCGGACCGCGCCCTCGACCAGTTGTTTCGCACCGCGCGTACCTATAATGGCTATCTCGACAAGCCGGTCAGCGAGGCGCAGCTGCATCAGATCTGGGATCTGATGAAATATGGCCCGACAAGCGCGAACAGCCTGCCAGCGCGCATCATCTGGTGCGTATCCGATGAAGCGAAGAAAAAGCTGGCCGATCTTTCGATGCCCAGCAATGGCGCCAAGATATTGAAGGCGCCCGTCACCGCGATCATTGCGATGGATATCGAGTTTTACGAGCATCTGCCTGAATTATTTCCGCACGACGATGCGCGAAGCTGGTTTGCAGGCAAGGATGCGCTGGCGGAGGCCACGGCCTTTCGCAACAGCAGCCTGCAGGGTGCCTATTTCATCATGGCGGCGCGGGCGCTGGGTCTCGACACCGGGCCCATGTCGGGCTTTGACAATGAGGCGGTCGACAAGGCGCTTTTCGCAGGCGAGCCGAAATGGAAAAGCAATTTCATTTCGACCTTGGGCTATGGCGACCCCGCAACGATTTTTGATCGCAGCCCGCGTCCCGCGTTCGACCGCTTCAATCGTATCGACTGA
- a CDS encoding NifU family protein, which produces MLIETESTPNPATVKFLPGRPVMESGTRDFASPEEAEASPLATALFTLGDVTGVFFGRDFISVTIAPGAEWNDVKPDVLGIVMDHFLADLPLFHPASAAGIAVPVEEEGGFADDPADADIIAQIKELIETRVRPAVANDGGDIVYRGFDKGNVYLKMQGACAGCPSSTATLKHGIESLLKHYVPEVTAVHAV; this is translated from the coding sequence ATGCTGATCGAAACCGAATCGACCCCGAACCCCGCGACGGTCAAATTTCTGCCCGGTCGCCCCGTGATGGAAAGCGGCACGCGCGACTTTGCCAGCCCCGAAGAAGCCGAGGCATCGCCGCTTGCGACTGCGCTTTTCACTTTGGGCGACGTCACCGGCGTTTTCTTTGGCCGCGACTTCATCTCGGTGACCATTGCACCGGGCGCTGAATGGAATGATGTGAAACCCGATGTTCTGGGCATCGTCATGGACCATTTTCTGGCCGATCTGCCGTTGTTCCATCCCGCGAGTGCGGCGGGTATCGCCGTTCCCGTGGAAGAGGAGGGCGGGTTTGCCGATGATCCCGCGGACGCCGATATTATCGCACAGATCAAGGAGTTGATCGAAACCCGCGTCCGGCCCGCCGTTGCCAATGATGGCGGCGACATTGTCTATCGCGGGTTTGACAAGGGCAATGTCTATCTGAAAATGCAGGGCGCTTGCGCGGGATGCCCGTCATCGACCGCCACCTTGAAGCACGGTATTGAATCGCTCCTTAAACATTATGTTCCCGAAGTGACGGCGGTTCACGCTGTCTGA